In the Arthrobacter zhaoxinii genome, one interval contains:
- a CDS encoding MFS transporter translates to MNGTRAWIVWGVGVFAYLVAVTQRTSFGVAGIEATERFSATASVLSIFTVVQLLVYAGLQIPVGVLVDRFGPRLLIAGGAALMFAGQFQLATAESVGAGILGRSLVGAGDALTFISVLRLLPAWFSGRKIPVLTQYTGIVGQLGQIVSAIPFAFVLHRFGWSPAFLSAASLSLLSLVLVLACVRNRPHGGEAPVPLPLRQTGTSLAEAFAQPGTRLGMWTHYTVQFPGTVFVMMWGFPYLVSAEGVSSAVASGLMTYFVVVGIICGPWMGSWVGRHPLRRSTMVLLIAAAMAAGWAAVLLYPGPAPLWLLVLLVTLLAVGGPGSMIGFDFARTYNPSSRLGTATGIVNIGGFIASLVSMYLIGVVLDVLNNSGFSGGNLYALGSFRIALSVQFAVMAVGVVGILRTRGQIRARLADEGSPLPPLRAALARERQRRREERGGPGTP, encoded by the coding sequence ATGAACGGAACCCGTGCCTGGATCGTCTGGGGTGTCGGCGTTTTCGCCTATCTGGTCGCGGTCACGCAGCGCACCTCGTTTGGCGTGGCAGGTATCGAAGCCACCGAGCGCTTCTCCGCCACCGCATCGGTCCTGTCCATCTTCACCGTGGTTCAGCTGCTGGTGTACGCCGGACTGCAGATACCCGTAGGCGTGCTGGTGGACCGTTTCGGTCCCCGACTGCTGATCGCGGGGGGAGCGGCACTGATGTTCGCGGGGCAGTTCCAGCTGGCCACTGCCGAATCCGTCGGCGCCGGCATCCTGGGACGCTCGCTGGTGGGTGCCGGGGATGCGCTGACCTTCATCTCGGTGCTTCGGCTGCTTCCGGCCTGGTTCTCCGGCCGGAAGATTCCCGTCCTGACCCAGTACACCGGCATCGTCGGCCAGCTGGGGCAGATTGTCAGCGCGATTCCGTTCGCCTTCGTGCTGCACCGGTTCGGCTGGAGTCCGGCCTTTCTTTCGGCTGCGTCCCTGTCACTGCTGTCGCTCGTCCTGGTCCTTGCCTGCGTGCGGAACCGGCCCCACGGCGGCGAGGCGCCGGTGCCGCTTCCGCTGCGGCAGACCGGCACCTCCCTGGCGGAGGCCTTCGCCCAGCCCGGAACCCGGCTGGGGATGTGGACCCACTACACCGTCCAGTTCCCCGGCACGGTGTTCGTGATGATGTGGGGGTTCCCCTATCTCGTCAGCGCGGAAGGCGTGTCCTCGGCCGTCGCCTCCGGGCTGATGACCTATTTCGTTGTGGTCGGCATTATCTGCGGTCCCTGGATGGGTTCGTGGGTGGGCCGGCACCCGCTGCGCCGGTCCACCATGGTGCTGCTGATCGCCGCAGCAATGGCCGCGGGGTGGGCGGCCGTGCTGCTCTACCCCGGACCGGCCCCGCTGTGGCTGCTGGTCCTCCTGGTGACGCTGCTCGCCGTCGGCGGTCCGGGATCCATGATCGGCTTCGACTTCGCCCGGACGTACAACCCCAGCTCCCGGCTGGGCACCGCCACCGGAATCGTGAACATCGGCGGCTTTATTGCCTCACTGGTCAGCATGTACCTGATCGGCGTGGTGCTGGACGTGCTGAACAACAGCGGTTTCTCCGGCGGCAACCTCTACGCCCTGGGCTCGTTCCGGATTGCCCTGTCGGTGCAGTTCGCCGTCATGGCGGTGGGCGTCGTGGGTATCCTGCGCACCCGCGGGCAGATCCGCGCACGGCTGGCCGACGAAGGATCTCCGCTGCCGCCGCTCCGTGCCGCCCTGGCCCGTGAGCGGCAGCGGCGCCGGGAGGAACGCGGCGGGCCGGGAACCCCGTAG
- a CDS encoding ABC transporter ATP-binding protein produces MTRAQLPTGTVVSVNGLAKSFRKVAALEDVTFSIEANEAFGILGPNGAGKTTTVECVAGTLRPDAGRVTVLGVDPAEDRETVRGRVGYQLQAAALPPALRVEEALRLFAAFYPEPADVPDLLRTVGLDQHRKRPFGKLSGGQKQRLSIALALVGNPDVVVFDELTTGLDPQGRRDVRQLIQQVKDEGITVVLVTHYLDDVERLCDRLAIIDAGRTRFVGTTAELLAVSGTGTGGPGGLEDAYLAFIEQTTAD; encoded by the coding sequence ATGACCAGGGCGCAGCTGCCCACCGGCACAGTGGTAAGCGTGAACGGACTCGCCAAATCCTTTCGGAAGGTCGCGGCCCTCGAAGACGTAACGTTTTCCATTGAGGCCAATGAAGCCTTCGGAATCCTCGGTCCCAACGGGGCCGGCAAAACCACCACAGTGGAGTGCGTTGCCGGCACGCTGCGGCCCGACGCCGGCCGGGTCACGGTCCTCGGGGTGGATCCTGCGGAGGACAGAGAAACGGTGCGCGGGCGCGTGGGCTATCAGCTTCAGGCCGCCGCACTGCCTCCGGCCCTGCGGGTGGAGGAGGCCCTGCGCCTCTTTGCCGCCTTTTATCCCGAGCCTGCGGACGTGCCGGACCTGCTGCGGACCGTCGGGCTCGATCAACACCGAAAACGCCCCTTCGGCAAGCTTTCCGGGGGCCAGAAGCAGCGGCTTTCCATTGCCCTCGCGCTCGTAGGGAACCCCGACGTCGTCGTTTTCGATGAGCTGACCACGGGGCTGGACCCCCAGGGCCGGCGTGACGTCCGGCAGCTGATCCAGCAGGTGAAGGATGAAGGCATCACGGTAGTGCTCGTCACGCACTACCTGGACGACGTCGAGCGACTGTGCGACCGCCTGGCAATTATCGACGCCGGCCGGACGCGCTTCGTGGGCACCACGGCGGAACTGCTGGCCGTCTCCGGCACGGGTACCGGTGGGCCCGGCGGCCTCGAGGACGCCTATCTGGCCTTCATCGAGCAGACGACAGCCGACTGA
- a CDS encoding ABC transporter permease: MTRTEAALYLRNPLSVFMALVLSSAILLLQGFVIPGTRAPLGGTDPVYAALRPIDLLVPLSIAVALASVAVTNYPSAISGYRESGVLRRLGVTPVGAHRILFAQWIVSAVSLAVAVTVTVLLARVAFSSRMPGSGTLVVLVLLFGAAAMMAVGSLIAALAGTAQNAYAIGFLVFMVCMFSAGLWTPGPLMPEGVRQVAAFTPLGAMTQALTAAWYGGAVTAAPFAVMLGWTVSCAVVAARVFRWK, encoded by the coding sequence TTGACTCGCACTGAAGCAGCACTGTACCTGCGTAACCCGCTGAGCGTTTTCATGGCACTGGTGCTGTCCTCGGCGATCCTGCTGCTGCAGGGTTTCGTTATTCCTGGCACCAGGGCCCCGCTGGGCGGCACCGATCCCGTCTATGCAGCCCTGCGCCCCATCGATCTTCTCGTGCCGCTGTCCATTGCGGTGGCCTTGGCCAGCGTGGCGGTCACCAACTATCCGTCCGCCATCAGCGGCTACCGGGAGAGCGGGGTCCTGCGCCGCCTGGGCGTGACACCCGTGGGGGCACACCGCATCCTTTTTGCCCAGTGGATCGTCAGCGCCGTGTCGCTCGCCGTGGCGGTGACGGTCACCGTCCTGTTGGCCCGAGTCGCCTTTTCCAGCCGGATGCCCGGCAGCGGGACACTGGTGGTCCTTGTGCTCCTCTTCGGTGCTGCCGCCATGATGGCCGTGGGATCGCTCATCGCCGCCCTCGCCGGGACCGCCCAGAATGCCTACGCCATCGGGTTCCTGGTTTTCATGGTGTGCATGTTCAGCGCCGGACTGTGGACGCCGGGACCGCTAATGCCGGAGGGGGTCCGGCAGGTCGCCGCCTTCACCCCGCTCGGTGCCATGACCCAGGCACTCACCGCCGCCTGGTACGGAGGGGCAGTCACAGCCGCTCCCTTTGCCGTCATGCTCGGCTGGACGGTAAGTTGCGCCGTGGTGGCCGCGAGGGTTTTCCGCTGGAAATGA
- a CDS encoding DUF4192 domain-containing protein, translating into MSTEPADGTPRNPYRVSAPADILSLIPHTLGFEPRESLVLMALCGGRLGATLRLDLPHWPAAKAGTAAYAATARRFLTSDAEADGVLLAMYTEAPWENPAHPPYRQLVRKLEKELAAAGIPLQDGWLVGARTWRDYFCVRPDCCPWPGAPRSQIADSMLNTELVYRGSAFAATLERAVRDSFPEQWPNRREVGSEQARFAGVLAGRWCERDQFRHSIRLWTECFSGGGDRLRRDAECAGFLLASLGDRGIRDALLVLAAVGEAAAVDGAEANGMVRPQLHPLVLPGAAGPPAGESSVVPLMPRARRQSSAAADFRSILVGRGAGAPDWTLLDRAHAVFTDLVPVAGGDSKAALLSLLAWMEWARGRGSRAQIYLQYAVEASPGYRLAHLLRELLGTGILPDWSRSRGGSWPGIPDD; encoded by the coding sequence ATGAGCACAGAACCGGCCGACGGCACCCCGCGCAATCCCTACCGCGTCAGCGCTCCGGCAGACATCCTCAGCCTGATTCCCCATACCCTGGGCTTTGAGCCCCGCGAGTCCCTGGTGCTGATGGCGCTGTGCGGAGGCCGGCTGGGAGCGACGCTTCGCCTTGACCTTCCCCACTGGCCGGCGGCCAAAGCGGGAACCGCCGCGTATGCAGCCACCGCCCGCCGGTTCCTGACCTCTGATGCCGAGGCCGACGGTGTCCTCCTGGCGATGTACACGGAGGCACCCTGGGAGAACCCGGCACACCCGCCGTACCGGCAGCTGGTCCGGAAGCTGGAGAAGGAACTGGCCGCGGCAGGCATCCCGCTGCAGGACGGCTGGCTGGTCGGCGCCCGGACCTGGCGGGACTATTTCTGCGTCCGGCCGGACTGCTGCCCCTGGCCGGGGGCTCCGCGGTCGCAGATAGCGGACAGCATGCTCAACACGGAGCTGGTGTATCGGGGGAGTGCGTTCGCCGCGACACTCGAGCGGGCGGTGCGGGACTCCTTCCCGGAGCAATGGCCGAACCGGCGGGAGGTAGGCAGCGAACAGGCACGCTTTGCCGGCGTGCTGGCCGGGCGCTGGTGTGAGCGGGACCAGTTCCGGCACTCAATCCGGCTGTGGACCGAGTGCTTCTCCGGAGGAGGGGATCGGCTGCGCCGCGATGCCGAATGCGCAGGATTCCTCCTGGCCAGCCTCGGCGACCGGGGAATCCGGGATGCCCTGCTGGTCCTGGCCGCTGTGGGCGAAGCGGCAGCGGTGGACGGCGCCGAAGCCAACGGCATGGTCCGCCCGCAGCTGCACCCCCTGGTCCTGCCCGGGGCTGCCGGCCCGCCCGCCGGGGAGTCCTCGGTGGTCCCGCTGATGCCGCGGGCGCGGCGGCAGTCTTCCGCCGCGGCGGATTTCCGCAGCATCCTGGTGGGCCGGGGTGCCGGCGCCCCGGACTGGACCCTGCTGGACCGGGCTCACGCGGTGTTCACCGACCTCGTCCCGGTGGCCGGCGGTGATTCCAAGGCCGCCCTGCTTTCGCTGCTGGCCTGGATGGAGTGGGCCAGGGGACGGGGGTCCCGGGCGCAGATCTACCTGCAGTACGCGGTCGAGGCCAGCCCCGGCTACCGCCTGGCGCACCTGCTGCGGGAGCTGCTCGGCACCGGAATCCTTCCGGACTGGTCCCGCTCGCGCGGCGGCTCCTGGCCGGGCATTCCGGACGACTGA
- a CDS encoding RNA polymerase sigma factor, with protein MSPRKTTAVEETDTANKRTAATEAPSAAAPKEAASGEKTAAKTARKPAAARKAPAKAGTTAAGRKTAAKTAKAAKAEADEEVESSDVEPDADAVEGGDTAAAPTGSGFVYSDADDDDAPAQQVVSAGATADPVKDYLKQIGKVALLNAEQEVDLALRIEAGLYAEEKMAADPDMDPKLKRELQWVSHDGKRAKNHLLEANLRLVVSLAKRYTGRGMLFLDLIQEGNLGLIRAVEKFDYTKGFKFSTYATWWIRQAITRAMADQARTIRIPVHMVEVINKLARVQRQMLQDLGREPAPEELALELDMTPEKVVEVQKYGREPISLHTPLGEDGDSEFGDLIEDSEAVVPADAVSFTLLQEQLHSVLDTLSEREAGVVAMRFGLTDGQPKTLDEIGKVYGVTRERIRQIESKTMSKLRHPSRSQVLRDYLD; from the coding sequence GTGTCGCCGAGAAAGACAACTGCAGTCGAAGAGACTGACACTGCAAATAAGCGCACTGCCGCAACTGAGGCCCCGTCCGCGGCGGCCCCCAAGGAGGCTGCTTCCGGCGAAAAGACCGCTGCCAAGACGGCCCGCAAGCCCGCTGCCGCCCGTAAGGCTCCGGCGAAGGCCGGCACCACTGCAGCCGGACGCAAGACCGCTGCGAAGACCGCCAAGGCTGCCAAGGCCGAGGCTGACGAAGAAGTCGAGAGCTCTGATGTTGAGCCCGACGCCGACGCCGTTGAAGGCGGAGACACCGCAGCCGCACCCACGGGTTCCGGTTTCGTGTACTCGGATGCCGACGACGACGATGCACCTGCACAGCAGGTTGTTTCCGCCGGTGCAACCGCGGACCCGGTCAAGGACTACCTGAAGCAGATCGGCAAGGTAGCCCTGCTGAACGCCGAGCAGGAAGTCGACCTCGCCCTGCGGATCGAAGCCGGTCTGTACGCCGAAGAAAAGATGGCAGCGGATCCGGACATGGATCCCAAGCTCAAGCGCGAGCTGCAGTGGGTTTCCCATGACGGCAAGCGTGCCAAGAACCACCTGCTCGAGGCCAACCTGCGCCTCGTGGTGTCGCTGGCCAAGCGCTACACCGGCCGCGGCATGCTGTTCCTGGACCTGATCCAGGAAGGCAACCTGGGCCTCATCCGCGCCGTGGAGAAGTTCGACTACACCAAGGGCTTCAAGTTCTCCACGTACGCCACGTGGTGGATCCGCCAGGCCATTACCCGTGCCATGGCAGACCAGGCCCGCACCATCCGCATCCCGGTGCACATGGTCGAAGTCATCAACAAGCTGGCCCGCGTGCAGCGCCAGATGCTCCAGGACCTGGGCCGCGAGCCCGCCCCCGAAGAGCTGGCACTGGAACTGGACATGACCCCCGAAAAGGTGGTGGAGGTACAGAAGTACGGCCGCGAGCCGATCTCCCTGCACACCCCGCTGGGTGAAGACGGCGACTCCGAATTCGGCGACCTCATCGAGGACTCCGAAGCCGTGGTTCCCGCGGATGCCGTCAGCTTCACGCTGCTGCAGGAACAGCTGCACTCCGTACTGGATACGCTGTCCGAGCGCGAAGCCGGTGTTGTGGCCATGCGCTTCGGCCTCACCGACGGCCAGCCGAAGACGCTGGACGAAATCGGCAAGGTTTACGGGGTCACCCGTGAGCGGATCCGCCAGATCGAATCCAAGACCATGTCCAAGCTGCGGCACCCGTCCCGGTCCCAGGTCCTGCGGGACTACCTGGACTAG
- a CDS encoding DUF7455 domain-containing protein, translating to MTAAVATRELNSLDRCDRCGAQAYVRAVLESSGGELLFCGHHARAVEANLRPLTSEWQDETSRLNEKAPVSAE from the coding sequence ATGACAGCAGCAGTAGCAACCCGTGAGCTGAACAGCCTGGACCGCTGCGACCGTTGCGGCGCACAGGCCTACGTACGTGCCGTACTGGAATCCTCCGGTGGGGAACTGCTTTTCTGCGGGCACCACGCCCGCGCGGTGGAGGCAAACCTCCGTCCGCTCACTTCGGAATGGCAGGATGAGACGTCACGCCTGAACGAGAAGGCACCCGTCTCCGCAGAGTAA
- a CDS encoding DNA gyrase/topoisomerase IV subunit B, with amino-acid sequence MAPPSSDYTARHLSVLEGLEAVRKRPGMYIGSTDSRGLMHCLWEIIDNSVDEALAGFGQSIKIILHPDGSVEIHDDGRGIPVDIEPKTGLSGVEVVFTKLHAGGKFGGGSYAASGGLHGVGASVVNALSSRLDVQVDRAGKTYQMAFRRGEPGHFDDTGRKPGPEAKFSPFLDSSRLEVVGKAKRGVTGTRIRYWADRQIFTPDAKFSYTELQARARQTSFLVPGLRITLRDERRLPGTPGENGPVEEVFHHDGGIAEFVDYLAADAAVTDIWRLHGSGKFKESVPVLDDSGHSRITEVEREAEVDIALRWGIGYETNIRSFVNIIATPKGGTHQAGFEQGLLKTFRKVIEANARKLKAGNDKIEKDDVFAGLTAVLTVRLAEPQFEGQTKEILGTSAVRAIVSKVVEKEITARLNSTARADKTQASQLLEKVVAEMKSRISARVHKETQRRKNALETSTMPAKLADCRIDDQERSELFIVEGDSALGTAKLARSSDYQALLPIRGKILNVQKASVADMLSNAECAALIQVVGAGSGRSFQLDAARYGKVIFMTDADVDGAHIRTLLLTLFFRYMRPLVDAGRVYAAVPPLHRVEVINAGSKSNEMVYTYSEKELHQVLTRLEKEGKRYKEPIQRYKGLGEMDAGQLAETTMDPRHRTLRRVRISEAAAAEQAFELLMGSDVAPRKDFIIAGAAMLDRDRIDA; translated from the coding sequence GTGGCGCCCCCTAGTTCTGATTACACCGCCCGGCACCTGTCCGTCCTGGAAGGACTGGAAGCCGTCCGCAAGCGTCCCGGCATGTACATCGGGTCCACCGACTCCCGCGGCCTGATGCACTGCCTCTGGGAGATCATCGACAACTCGGTCGACGAAGCCCTGGCCGGCTTTGGGCAGAGCATCAAGATCATCCTCCACCCGGACGGCTCCGTGGAGATCCACGACGACGGACGCGGCATCCCCGTGGACATCGAACCGAAAACCGGCCTGTCCGGCGTCGAAGTCGTCTTCACCAAGCTCCACGCCGGCGGAAAGTTCGGCGGCGGGTCCTATGCTGCCTCCGGCGGCCTGCACGGCGTCGGCGCCAGCGTGGTCAATGCCCTGTCCTCCCGCCTCGATGTGCAGGTGGACCGTGCCGGCAAGACCTACCAGATGGCGTTCCGCCGCGGCGAGCCCGGGCATTTTGACGACACCGGAAGGAAGCCCGGCCCCGAGGCCAAATTCTCTCCGTTCCTGGACAGTTCACGGCTGGAAGTGGTGGGCAAGGCCAAGCGCGGCGTCACGGGCACGCGCATCCGCTACTGGGCGGACCGGCAGATTTTCACGCCGGATGCCAAGTTCTCCTACACGGAACTGCAGGCCCGCGCCCGCCAGACCTCGTTCCTGGTGCCCGGGCTGCGGATCACTCTCCGGGATGAACGGCGCCTGCCCGGCACGCCGGGGGAAAACGGACCGGTGGAGGAAGTCTTCCACCACGACGGCGGCATCGCCGAGTTCGTCGACTACCTGGCCGCCGACGCCGCCGTTACCGATATCTGGCGCCTGCACGGTTCGGGCAAGTTCAAGGAATCCGTACCCGTGCTGGATGACAGCGGGCACAGCCGGATCACCGAAGTCGAGCGCGAGGCGGAGGTGGATATCGCCCTGCGCTGGGGGATCGGCTACGAAACAAACATCCGCTCGTTCGTGAACATCATTGCCACGCCGAAGGGCGGAACGCACCAGGCAGGGTTTGAGCAGGGACTGCTGAAAACCTTCCGCAAGGTCATCGAAGCCAACGCCCGCAAGCTCAAGGCAGGCAATGACAAGATCGAAAAGGACGATGTCTTCGCCGGCCTCACCGCCGTGCTGACCGTCCGCCTGGCCGAACCGCAGTTCGAAGGCCAGACCAAGGAAATCCTCGGCACCTCCGCGGTGCGGGCCATCGTGAGCAAGGTCGTGGAAAAGGAAATCACCGCCCGGCTGAACTCCACCGCCCGCGCCGACAAGACGCAGGCTTCGCAGCTGCTGGAAAAGGTGGTGGCGGAGATGAAGTCCCGGATCTCCGCCCGCGTGCATAAGGAAACCCAGCGCCGGAAGAACGCGCTGGAAACCTCCACCATGCCGGCGAAGCTGGCGGACTGCCGCATCGATGACCAGGAACGCTCGGAACTGTTCATCGTGGAAGGCGACAGCGCCCTCGGCACAGCCAAGCTCGCCCGGTCCTCGGACTACCAGGCGCTGCTGCCGATCCGCGGCAAAATCCTCAACGTGCAGAAGGCGTCCGTTGCGGACATGCTGTCCAACGCCGAATGCGCAGCCCTGATCCAGGTGGTGGGCGCCGGTTCGGGCCGCAGCTTCCAGCTGGACGCCGCCCGCTACGGCAAGGTCATCTTCATGACGGACGCCGACGTCGACGGCGCCCACATCCGGACCCTGCTGCTTACGCTGTTCTTCCGCTACATGCGTCCACTGGTGGATGCCGGGCGGGTCTATGCCGCCGTTCCGCCGCTGCACCGCGTCGAGGTCATCAACGCCGGCTCCAAGAGCAACGAGATGGTCTATACCTACAGCGAAAAGGAACTGCACCAGGTGCTGACCCGGCTGGAAAAGGAAGGCAAGCGCTACAAGGAACCAATCCAGCGGTACAAGGGCCTCGGCGAAATGGATGCAGGGCAGCTGGCCGAGACCACCATGGATCCGAGGCACCGGACGCTCCGGCGGGTGCGCATTTCGGAAGCGGCTGCGGCCGAGCAGGCGTTCGAACTGCTGATGGGCAGCGACGTGGCGCCGCGCAAGGACTTCATCATTGCCGGAGCCGCCATGCTGGACCGGGACCGGATCGACGCGTAG
- a CDS encoding M56 family metallopeptidase — translation MFWASYALAALAIVLAWPVPVLLSRAQWPARSPFTAMVLWQAIALAGGLSMIGAMLTWGLEPLGDNLLAGLHGLWRILLEGAPASTLGLVHVFALSAATLLGAHLVFTLLLTYYRIQRGRHRHRDMLNLLSSPSADTPATVVIQHPTPVAYCLPGGARSVTVLSDGLLNMLSKEELGAVLTHERAHLAQHHHLLLWAFAAWRAALPWLPTSLLAQRSVNELIEMLADDEALHEADRMTLVRAVAIVGSGSAAPGAGAEARLPPALPAPGNTPLPLGGPDASEPLGTAGRLSRLLTPQPPLPRWQQWSVLCLSILLLAVPTTLLIAPGLLN, via the coding sequence GTGTTCTGGGCCTCCTACGCACTGGCTGCGCTGGCGATCGTGCTGGCGTGGCCCGTTCCGGTTCTCCTTTCGCGGGCGCAGTGGCCCGCGCGCTCCCCTTTCACCGCGATGGTCCTCTGGCAGGCCATAGCCCTCGCGGGCGGCCTGTCAATGATCGGCGCCATGCTTACCTGGGGCCTTGAACCGCTCGGTGACAACCTCCTGGCCGGCCTGCACGGCCTCTGGCGCATCCTGCTGGAGGGTGCCCCTGCCAGCACTCTGGGCCTCGTCCACGTTTTCGCACTGAGCGCCGCGACCCTGCTGGGCGCCCACCTGGTCTTCACCCTGCTGCTGACCTACTACCGCATTCAGCGCGGCAGGCACCGGCACCGGGACATGCTGAACCTGCTCAGCAGCCCGTCGGCGGACACTCCTGCCACCGTCGTGATCCAGCATCCGACCCCGGTGGCCTACTGCCTGCCGGGCGGTGCGCGTTCCGTCACCGTGCTCTCCGACGGACTGTTGAACATGCTCTCCAAGGAAGAGCTGGGTGCGGTCCTGACCCACGAGCGCGCCCATCTGGCCCAGCACCACCATCTCCTGCTGTGGGCTTTTGCCGCCTGGCGGGCCGCCCTGCCGTGGCTGCCGACGTCGCTGCTGGCCCAGCGCTCGGTCAACGAGCTGATCGAGATGCTTGCCGACGACGAGGCGCTGCACGAGGCGGACAGGATGACTCTCGTCCGCGCAGTGGCCATTGTCGGTTCGGGAAGCGCCGCGCCGGGGGCCGGAGCTGAAGCGAGGCTTCCGCCGGCCTTGCCCGCCCCGGGGAACACTCCCCTGCCCCTGGGCGGCCCGGATGCGTCCGAACCGCTGGGCACCGCAGGCCGGCTCAGCCGCCTGCTGACGCCGCAGCCGCCGCTGCCGCGCTGGCAGCAGTGGAGCGTGCTGTGCCTCTCGATCCTGCTGCTGGCCGTACCGACGACGCTGCTGATCGCCCCGGGACTGCTTAACTAG
- a CDS encoding BlaI/MecI/CopY family transcriptional regulator, whose translation MATLGELERAMMDLLWESTEAATANELREKLAQREDSADGKGLAVTTVLTVLSRLEKKSLVVRERDIRPHRYRAVTSRAEHTAELMHEALGTANDREAVLARFVGSVSDTEAQMLRRLLGA comes from the coding sequence ATGGCAACGCTCGGTGAGTTGGAACGCGCGATGATGGATCTGCTGTGGGAATCGACCGAAGCAGCAACCGCGAATGAACTGCGCGAGAAGCTGGCGCAGCGCGAAGACTCTGCGGACGGCAAGGGCCTGGCCGTGACCACGGTGCTGACCGTGCTCTCCCGCCTGGAGAAGAAGTCGCTGGTGGTCCGCGAACGCGATATCCGCCCCCACCGCTACCGTGCCGTGACCAGCCGCGCCGAACACACTGCCGAACTTATGCACGAAGCCCTCGGAACCGCGAATGACCGGGAAGCCGTGCTGGCCCGGTTCGTCGGGTCCGTCTCCGACACCGAGGCCCAAATGCTGCGCAGGCTGCTCGGCGCCTAG
- a CDS encoding cytochrome ubiquinol oxidase subunit I — MEALDIARWQFGITTVYHFLMVPLTIGLGIVVAAMQTAWVRTGKEQYLRMTKFWGKLFLINFILGLATGLVQEFQFGMAWSEYSRFVGDVFGAPLALESLLAFFTESVFLGLWIFGWKRLPPKIHLACLWITTLASMLSAYFILAANSWMQHPVGVEMVDGRPVMNDIWAVLTNNTLLVAFPHTIFGAFAVAGGFLIGIAWYHLWKRRRDGIDTVDAKGNVVVGERPEIGRDKTDHSVWLRSLRIGAVVAMISFAGVAVSGDLQGKLMFEQQPMKMAAAEAACHDGTSFSVLSIGDPGAKNCEDVQTLVEIPGMLSFLANGDFDTEIRGVNTLLEQYQDAYGTHLPADEMYGANSGMEIDYTPNFAVTYWGFRIMIGFGGIAAVAAAFALWVVRKGTVPESKWLMRLAVFGILAPFGANSAGWIFTEMGRQPFVVAPNPTGSDGVFMFTAAAVSPGVSMAELLFSVIAFTVVYLALLIVEVRLLFKFVRGGVPAAMPDLLHGDDGGTGGLDSAGGDPDGSPGKKKGDVLDFAY; from the coding sequence GTGGAAGCACTGGATATCGCCCGGTGGCAGTTCGGCATCACGACCGTCTACCACTTCCTCATGGTTCCGCTGACCATTGGGCTGGGGATTGTGGTGGCAGCCATGCAGACAGCCTGGGTGCGCACCGGCAAAGAGCAGTACCTGAGAATGACGAAGTTCTGGGGCAAGCTGTTCCTCATCAACTTCATCCTGGGCCTGGCAACCGGACTCGTTCAGGAGTTCCAGTTCGGGATGGCGTGGAGCGAGTACAGCCGGTTCGTCGGTGACGTGTTCGGCGCTCCGCTGGCGCTGGAATCACTCCTGGCCTTCTTCACCGAATCGGTATTCCTTGGGCTGTGGATCTTCGGCTGGAAACGCCTGCCCCCGAAAATCCATCTGGCGTGCCTGTGGATCACCACACTCGCCTCCATGCTCTCGGCCTACTTCATCCTCGCCGCGAACTCCTGGATGCAGCACCCCGTGGGTGTGGAAATGGTGGACGGGCGCCCGGTCATGAACGACATCTGGGCCGTCCTGACCAACAACACCCTCCTCGTTGCGTTCCCGCACACAATCTTCGGTGCCTTCGCCGTTGCCGGCGGATTCCTGATCGGCATCGCCTGGTACCACCTCTGGAAGCGGCGCCGTGACGGCATCGACACCGTCGACGCCAAAGGCAACGTGGTGGTGGGCGAGCGGCCCGAAATCGGCCGGGACAAGACCGACCATTCCGTGTGGCTGCGGTCCCTGCGCATCGGTGCCGTCGTCGCCATGATCTCCTTTGCCGGCGTAGCGGTGAGCGGTGACCTGCAGGGCAAGCTGATGTTTGAGCAGCAGCCCATGAAGATGGCCGCTGCGGAAGCAGCATGCCATGACGGCACCTCCTTCTCCGTCCTGTCCATCGGTGACCCGGGCGCGAAGAACTGCGAGGACGTGCAGACGCTGGTGGAAATCCCGGGCATGCTGTCCTTCCTCGCCAACGGTGACTTCGACACCGAAATCCGAGGGGTGAACACCCTGCTGGAGCAGTACCAGGATGCCTACGGCACCCACCTGCCCGCTGACGAGATGTACGGCGCCAACTCCGGCATGGAAATCGACTACACACCGAACTTTGCAGTCACCTACTGGGGCTTCCGCATCATGATCGGTTTCGGCGGCATCGCCGCCGTTGCCGCAGCCTTCGCCCTCTGGGTGGTCCGCAAGGGTACGGTTCCTGAATCCAAGTGGCTGATGCGCCTGGCCGTGTTCGGTATCCTCGCGCCGTTCGGTGCCAACTCCGCGGGCTGGATCTTCACCGAAATGGGCCGCCAGCCGTTCGTTGTGGCACCGAACCCCACCGGTTCCGACGGCGTGTTTATGTTCACCGCCGCAGCCGTCTCGCCCGGGGTGAGCATGGCGGAGCTGCTGTTCTCCGTCATCGCCTTCACCGTCGTGTACCTGGCGCTGCTGATCGTGGAGGTGCGGCTGCTGTTCAAGTTCGTCCGCGGCGGCGTTCCGG